CCGTACATTCTCGTAGAGGCAGGGTGGAAATGCGTGCTGAAGAAGCACGCGATCGAGACCCTCGGCGCGGCGTTCTTGGCCACCACCCTATGCTCCACGCTCCTGAACCCGTCATTGGAGATCAACTGGACATTTTGAAGAAAACTATCAGTTCCACACCACCACGAGTGACTAACCAATGCTCGCCTTGAACAAAGAATTCTGCTTGGAATGTTCACAATGTACCTGTAGGAGATCGCCGATGTTGACAATGAACGCTCCAGGTGTCGGCGTGACGTCTACCCACCGGTCCTCGTGTAGGATCTGGAGGCCGCCGATTTCGTCTTGGAGAAGTATGGTGAGGAAGCCAGAGTCTGAATGCCTGCTTGTCCCGATGGCGAGTTCAGGCTGTGGGCAAGGAGGATAATAGTGGCAGAGTATGATCTGTCCTTGGTTGCACTCTATATCAGTCAGGTAGCTTGGTTTGAGCCCAAGAGCTTCTGAGAGCAGCTTGAATAAAGTGCTCCCCAAATTCTTCACTTGTTCGGCGTATTCAAACAGAGCATTGCTGTGAATCAACATGTTAGAGCTGATTGTTTTTTAGAACAGCTGATTTAAGTAACCTTTCCTGAATGTTCACAACAAAAGGAAGGACCTAAAGAAAGTAATTTGACTACAGAATTTAGCACTTGtcctcttgtcaataaccaatgaagaattcacactaacaataCATCCTCCATATAGGTATAAATTATACCATTAGTACTAACTGTAAATCGCTCCTGTCAGAATAATGCAGAGAAAGAGAGCAATTGGGATCTATTTGTGGGAAGAACAAAATACATATTGCACATAGTCTATCATcaggaaaacagaaaataaataatgaaTAGTAAATCAGTAAATCTCATCAACTTACTATGGTTCAACAAGAAATTTCATTTCAATTAGAAATAGCAGTCCCATTCTTAAGCATTAACAGAACATGTAAACTGGTTTCATTCCCACCACGAAAAGCACGCTACCATCAGTATggtggttcccttcccacttcaatTCCAAAACTGCGTCATTTGCTTCGTATCAACATTGGGTTGATTTGGTATAAATGATCAGCCTATCAGAACAGAACtgtgtgtactccctccgtttctaaatataagacttttagagatttcaatacggactacatatggatgtatatagacctattttggagtgtagattctccattttgcttcgtatgtagtccgtattggaatctttagaaaggcttatatttaggaatagagggagtataaaTTTGTTTACATGTTTTTAGAAAAGAAACATCTAAATGAAAATTTACGCTACAAATTCAATTGAGCATCGCGTTGATTTGGTATCAAACTGAAAGTCATTTATTTATTTGCACATATACAGAGTAGTTTGAAATACTAGTTGAGAAGTTGAGGTAAAACTTTCAACGCTTCCTTTTGTTCCCATTTTGTGTGTGGTTGCACTAGATATGCCCCTAATATTTTGTGATAATAAAGAAGAATGGATCTGCTATCGGTTGTGGTTGTATTGTGGTTGTGGCTTTATGTAGACTATATGTATAAAGCGGGGCAAAGGCCCTTTCTGGTGGTTCGTGGGGATTTGATACATATTCTCTCAAGCACACTCAAGTGCATAATTAATTATTGGCATAAGCAATTGCACATCAGAAGATCGATCCCGTGAATTCTAAGCACAAGCAACAATCACACAATTGACTATTGAGCATCTAATCAAGCTCAATTTGTAAATCAGGCGGTTAACCAGGAGAGCACTCCGGTGCTCAGTTTATTGCAAAATCACCATGTACTAGGAGGAATTACAGTCAGGTAAGCTGCGGGGTACGTACCGGCAGCTGTCCGGCAGGTCGCCGGCGTCGGGCGGGTCGGGGGCCATGCGGAGGTAGAGCGTGTCGCGCCAGTTGGCCACCGGCGACTGGTACAGGTCGAAGTTGCAGTGGTACTTGACCGCCCTCGCCGGCTCGCGCGAGTAGAGCCTGGCCTTGTCGCTGCCCTCGCCGCCGTCGGCCTCGTGGAAGCCCCGCACCGCGTCCGTCGCCGCTGCCATCGCCGCCTCCGGCACCCCGTGCTCTGTCACCTGGAAGAACCCCCACTCCGCCGCGGCCCGGCGGACGGCCGCGACCACGGCCGCGTGGTCAGAGCCGCTGAGGTCGATCACCGGGACGGACGGCGCTGACGAGGACGGCAGTTCTTGGGATGGAACTTGCGGTGGCGGTGGTTGTGGTTGGTGGACGCCGTCGGACACGCGGAAGATGCGGGGGAGGTGTGTGACGCCGGAGGCGACGAGGCCGCGGACGCCGGAGCAGGTGGCGTCCAGCGCGCGGAGGTCGGCCGTGCGGTCGTATTCGGCGGCCATGGCCGACGCCGTCGAGGTATCGTCGGCTCTTCTCTGCAATTCAAGCTTTGACTATGGACCTTCTACCAATGGTAGTAGTATTATAAAATCATCCGAACAACAAATCATCTACTACTCCCTTTGTATGATCTGAATAGGGAAACGCTTGTATACGGTCCACCGGCCGAGCGTTCGGCCGGTCCGCTCGCTCGCATTGCTAGGCAGCCCAGGCCCACTACCGACTAAGCTTATCTCTATCCCCACCACTTCTATCTTATCCGCTCGCATTTTTTGGAGACCACACGAGGCATCCTCACCCTGCTCGTCCTTCAATCCCCCGGTTCTCaatctctcctccttctccttcgtgTGTTCTCTCCAGAAATCTCCCCATCAATTTAAGCTCATTTTTACTGCCTTCTCTGCTTCCTGCAACATTTTTCCGTCATAGATCCATGAGAGGGGTCAGCTCATTCTTGCTTTTTTTACGTTCTCTCTCATGCCATGTGCAGTCCGCCATGGATCCCACGAGGTTGGGCTCAAGCACATGCAGCACGCACGCTCTGCTCTTGGGAAAGGAGATTGCTGTTTCTTTTCTTGCCGTTCATCTCGGAGCTGCGCCGGCATGCGATAATGCTGGAACCAGTGTTCCCTGATGTTGGAACCATTAATCCTTTTTGCTACCACAAGCGTTTGGTTTTGCTGGAAGCAATACTCTTTTTTGCCACCACAGGTGCTTTGTTTTGCTACCACTGACTTTCTGGTTTGCTGGAACGAGCTTGATTTTTTGCTACATCCGTGTTTTTTTACTTTTGCTGGGGGACAACTTCCATTTTTGTTTTGCAACATTTTGCTACCACTGTTTTCTTATTTTGCTGGATACAATGCAATTTTTTGCTACAATTCAATCGGGTGGATGGGAGCTGCATCGTTAGTTCTTTGCTGGAGCCGGCAACACATATAGCTAATACCGGTGATTTGTTTTGCTTCAACGGCGATGGGACCTAGAGAGTTTTGCTGGAACCAAATTTCTTCATGAGGTGTGGCGGCGAGATGCATTTTTTAGTTTTTATGCTGCATTTTGTTCCTTTTTGCTGGAACCATTATTTGATTTTTCTACAACGAGcatttgattttgctggaaccgcGAAGCAGAGCTGGGACCAGTTTTTCTAGCAACTGATTTTTGCTGCAACCATCCAATCGGCAAGCGGGACTGGTGAGTGGCCTCGGCAAGTGGCGACGGCGAGCCGGTGAGTTCGCGAGCGGCGGCCAGAGCTGCAATCGCCGCCACGGGGAGCTGCAACCACGGGCTCACTTTTGCTGGTGAGAAACGCAGGAGGCGACAGCGGCGACCGGTGACGACGACGGCGACCGGCGACGAGCACAACGACAAGGGAGACGCAGGGGAGGTGCTTCGAGGCTGGCGCGTCGTCATCCATGGCGGCGCATAGGACGCTTTTTCTAATAGAAGACGACGCCCGAGGAAGAGAAAGATGGGAATCGTGCGGCTCCTTATTATTTAATCGTACGGTGCTGGtacgaccggcccaaatttgggccggcgcgccggcgcctaaCACTCGTCATCTGaatatcttatattagtttatagagggagtagttttTGGTTTTGTAAGCTTTAAAACTGTACAACCGACCTACTCAACAGTGAAAGCCTAACAAATTTGGTCCTTTGAAAGATTATGATGGACATGTGTCAGTCGAATGACATTGACAACCCCATCAAAACAGAAAAGAATAATACAATAATGATGATAATATTTGAAAAGTTATGAATTTTAGGGAATAACCATCAAGTTACATAGGGTTGGACCCTCCTCCTTTTTTCGGCTTGGGACCGGCTACGGAAAATATTAAGCGCAAGCTTATAATAAAATAAAACATAGGCAGACTTCCCCACCTTGCACAACACTAAAAAATCCACCCAccaaccaaaagaaaataaaaatcatAAATCCTAACACCtatgtattttttatttttctcttgacACAACATGCCACAAGGCTCTACACAAGGTggtcatttttttggtttttaaatGGAAAAAAATATACTTTGAGAAATAATCAGCAAAAATCAAGTGAATTAAAGAACACCTatgtattctctctctctctctcttttgtccGAAAAAAGAAGTAGAGTGagaaataaaaagtgacaaaataGTATAAAAGATCTATTTTTTATTTTCTCATATACTTTCCCccttttttctatttatttgcttAAGCCAGGAAATAAGCTCAACTAGTAACGAGTGAATATTTTTGCAATTTTTTCATATACTTTTTCCCTTTTTCCGGTTTGAGCAAAGAAATAAGCTCATGGAGTAATGATTCTTGGTTGATCCCGAACGCGTATGGTTTGCaattctctccctctcctctcctcctctccgcTCTACTCTTCCTTCTTACAATTCCCATATGGTCTACTTCGTTGTCTACTTTTACCAAAGATTAAACTTTAAATGTTGATCTTCTACTAATGGCAGTATTAGAAAGTCACCCGAAAAAAAATCTAGCATTGCTTATCCTGCAAAAATCCCACACTCAACATCGACATTGGTTTACAAGCTTTAAGACAGAACAAATTTACGAGTGTGTTGTTTGAATATCTAGTTTTGGTTTGTAAGCTTTAAGACTCAACAAACAACACACTCAATATTCAAAAGCTAACAAATTCGGTCCCTTGAAACATTATGTTGGAGATGTGTCTCTCGAATGACATTGACAACCCCACCAAAACAGGAAAGAACAATAGAATAAAAAAAACTAAACTATCTGGAAATTCATGATTTTTTGGGAATAAGGAATAACCATCAACTTATAGGGTTGGACCCTCCTCCTTTTCCAAGCTTGGGGCCGGCTATGAAAAATATGAAGTGCAAGCTTAAAATAAAACATaggaggacccccccccccccccagcttacACACCCCTAAAAAATCTATACACTAACcagaacaaataaaaataaaaatgaaatcaTAAATCGTAGCACCTATTTTTTTTCTTGAGCAATATGCTAGGCTCTACAAAGtggacattttttttgtttttagttaAAATGGAAAAAATTACTTTGAGAAATAATCAACCGAAGTCAAGGAAACTAAAGTTCACCTATgtattctctcatttttttgttcaAAAAAGTAAGTACTAAAAAcacaaaataataaaaaatatcaaTTTTTTCATATACTTCCCCCCTTTTCCTACTTTATGCTTAAGCTAGGAAATAAGCTCAACTAGTAATGACTGAATATGTTTTGTAATTTATTCATATAATTTTCCCCTCTTTTTTTGGTTTGAGCAAACAAGTAAGCTCACAGAGTAATGATTGTTGGTCGATCCTGAACGCGTTAACTACATGTATGATTTGCAGATGTTTATCCCCAATAAATAATGACAGCCTAAAAGCAAGTGTCACAAAGTATAATCATatgatttttttaataaaagaGGGCCACCCCCTCCAATTTGTATTAAAGAAACCATATGGCTCAAGCCCTGTTACACACTACGAGCGGTATTCAAAGCATTACAACTGACATCGCCACCGATCACAAGCAGCAAATCCAAAAGAACAAGCAATGCTTACATCAAGGCAAAAATAGCCACAACCAACATAGACAACAACCCACATGCACACTCCATTTAGTTATACACACAGAGGAGAACCGGTCACACATTTCTAACAGAGTTAAGGCGAACATTTAAAGGAAGCAGAAGAACCTGAAGTAGCAGCAAACATCTGTCAAACAGCAGCAGAGACACACCAACTTGTAGATCTAGGCACCAATTCTTAAGATACCAGGTCTCCACCCGTGCCACAACTCGAACACCTCACTTGCTATCTGTTCTAGCAGCCTTGCCCCCGGCGCCAGAAGCCTTGGTTTTCCTCCTTTATCTGCATGATTGACCATTCAGATATCCAGTATACAATTAGTTTAATCAGGACATACAAAAGGCTCACTGATATTTTTTGTTGAAAAATAATACCATTTTTGCATTTCCGAATAGCTCAAAATATTGCAGAGACTCCCACCAGAGCCAATCCCTTAtcatttttttcgattttttatcCAATTCCCAAAACATTCATGCGAAAATGTAGGGGTAGAATGTAGACTAAATGGGCGGAGACTCTCGAACGCCGATGAAAGATGGTGGATGttgcctaggggggggggggggggtgaataggcgcttgaaaataattacggtttagaccTGAACAAATGCGGAACAAAGCTAGCATTTAATTTGTCAAGCagaaaacctaaaacaactaggctcacctatatgcaccaacaacttatgctaagtaaGATAAACATCTAGGTGATAGTAAGATATATAACATGTAAGAGCAtatccagccgcgcccccaacaggccctccccaggcgtatttgccgcgccggcgcccaaaaatcggcccagtcgcgcccccagtaGCCCGGTTTTCGCTGGCTCGGgccgaaactggtgccggcggacccaggctgaacccggcgcgcaggggggcgcttgggggcggcggcacaagcgaaaaggggcGTGGGGCTGCTCTGTCGGCGAGTCGACAGCCTCTTCCCACCGTTTCTTCCCGCTTTTCCCCCACTTCCCTCCCAttctctccattcctcccgccaatctccctcccgctcgccGTCCGGCttggccgccatgccgccgaagaagtacgcgaTCCCCCGCGCCGCGACAACcgcgaccgcctccgtcgcccagcagaagcagaggaagccgagggcgccaccgtccaagccaccgggcatgacgaacgccgagtggagggcggaagttcagcgaTGGGAGGCTGTTaccgccgaccggcggaacagggcaatcgccaagaaggcccgtgacaacgcggTGCGTGCGGCGGCGGACCAAGCCGACACCGAGGCGACTCGcgtggggatgatgaatccacccggcggcCACGCCCAGTGCGCGccctggagccagcaaagcgtTGGCTCTCCGTCCGACTTCTCATCGTCGCCGCAACCATGGGGATGCACGCCGTCGCCGGGCTACTCCGACGGGGACGCCCATGGTGGGTTCAacccaacatcaccttcccccatgggcACCCGGCCGAGCGCACGCCCTtgcccgccttcgccggcgtgcagtaccctccatacaactactcgccgccggaTTACGCGTCCCCGACGCCCCATATCCGCCGTTGCGCGCTGCCCTTCTCACAAGCTTCCACGTTGCACCTCAGCAACGTCGACGCGACCGAAGgggacatggacgacatcatcacggCAGGCTCAGTCGCCGCAGCTGCGTCCCCCGGGTTCGCTACCCAGGACGAGACGATGGACCTCGGCGTTGACATGGACGGTGAGCTCGAGTACGGCGAGGAGGAGCCggacgagcaggaggaggaggacggggatggggaggaggaggagccggcgactGTTCCGGCGAAgaggcgcaagaagaagaagaagggggcgacCAGGActggcgagccgcgcatcaagtgggcgtccaaggagcaggaatgcctcgccgaagcgtggaaagtcgtctgcctcgaccggACCACCGGCACAAACCAGAGCATCAAGACATACtgggagcgcatcaaggccgagttcgatgagcgcaagctcgtcgacccctactttaaaggcgtctacatgcagtgCGGGGCGAAGGCAAGCGAACCGTTGGGGGCTCATCCAtgcggcgtgcaacaaatggcatgggatcgtcgaggaggtcgcggctcgcccggagagcagCGCCAACGCTGAGGATCAGGTATGGCACGCCGGTCTCCCTCTTTTCTTTGCCGTgtgcgcccgccaactgtttgttcctccgcgcagCTGGTGCGCATGTTTGTCATGTATCGCCGGACCAACAGCGACCAagaattcaagtacctccacgtttacaagcgcattgacaagtgcgataAGTGGGCagaagtccggcgcaccctcgacatggccaaggagacctacaagccggacgcgccgacgccgggcgcgtcagaagggcggcctgacggcaacaaaggggccaagaaggcgaaacacgccgacgcggccaccgcgtgagtgcaggagtccatcgagcattgcctcgccgacgcacagGCCCGGGCTGCCCTGCGTGAAGAGAAGAcagaggcgcggtggtcggcgttgatgtcgagcagtgccgtcaagctcgacctactccggaccaacgtcgccgcaaagaagaggaacaccgacctggctttcctgctgggcggggcggacatgctccagagcaatgacgaggcggtcaaggcctggtacttggcggagcgtggcctcatcctgaaccaggtGCTGTCGACGACGCCGCCGACTCCCATGCCCATGCCGAcaccgccgccaagcccgagcgatgatgccAGCACAGAAGTGACGCCGACACCGCCCAGCACAGAAGAAGCTCCGACCCCGCCAAGCcagcgcacgccgactccgccgacgCCGAAGGCCGACCTCGCCGTTTGATGCGCTGCACGCGCGTCCTTTCTTTTTTGTACGTCGAACTGTGGCCGCTTGATCGCCGGATTTGTGGCGTCTATTTTGATGAGCGGGAATGTACGTTTGAATTTGCCGCGGCTTGGGGGGCGGcacctgggggcgtggctgggagctaggtcgcccccaggggccgatctagcgccggttcgcccccaggccgctctttttcggtgccctggggggctcaacggctggagatgctctaacaataTGACTATCACAGGGGCGGACCCAGGATAAAAACCGAGCGGGGGCACCCAACTATAAAAAACCCGTCGAACATGTTTATACATAGGCTTATAAATGTCTAAATATGCTATATATAGCAATTTTCTTGGAAGTCATAAGATATTTCATCTAAGTTCCAAAAAATACTTTATCCAATAGTAACACAACAAGTTATCACTAAATAGTAACACAACAAGTTATCACTAAAGTGAACATACCTTGCAAAAAGAATGTATATCCCAATAGTTCATATTTTGCAAAAGAGACTATTGATCTCTAATATAAATGCCGTTCTCTGTGAAGAGAAATCACATATTAGTATTAGCcattaattaaaatattaatgaGATGAAGTACACATTAGCATTCTTCACAATCTACATTATCTTTGGTCTTCCCTATCAACTAACTGAAGTACTAGTGTAaaaattcagatacaaagcatgCTAGTAGTAGCATACTAGCAGCTTAGTATTAGTAATAGAACGGCTTGCCGGAATGAATTACACAGAAAATTCCCATATGATACAAATTAACCTACCAGTACAAGTAATCCAATAATTTTCTGTTAGAACCAACAGTACATACCTGATAGAGTAGTATTGTACTAGTACAAATTGCATATTTTCATTTGATTTCATATAGAACACACCAAGGAATCAACTAAGGAATAAGAACCAGTGTACCTTGGTGTTTACCTAGAGGAGTTTAGGAGTTGGGGAAGAGGCGATGAATAAGCTTCGAGATGAGTAGAGATTGCTACTGCAGATCTGTAGAGCCGACTTAAGTAGACGGTAGACCAGCGGTCGCGCCGCAGCTGTCGGCGGCAGGGTGGGTGGCAGGCGGGTGGGCAGCCACCGAGCCAGGATCGACCAGTCCTCGAGACCACGAAGCAAGCGGTGTCTGACGGTTCGGTTCTTTGTTTAATTGTTTTTTAGCAGGATTGACCGTCAGCCACTGCTTGCTTCGTGGTCTCGGGATTATGAatgtaatgaacgcgaatcatatgaacatgatgaaaactaacttgacagtaattctcatgtgtcctcgtgagcgctttgctttatataagagttctcccaggcttgtcctttgctataaaaaggattgggccaccttgctgcaccttcgctacacttgttacttgttacccg
This region of Triticum aestivum cultivar Chinese Spring chromosome 2D, IWGSC CS RefSeq v2.1, whole genome shotgun sequence genomic DNA includes:
- the LOC123051068 gene encoding 1-aminocyclopropane-1-carboxylate oxidase homolog 1 — encoded protein: MAAEYDRTADLRALDATCSGVRGLVASGVTHLPRIFRVSDGVHQPQPPPPQVPSQELPSSSAPSVPVIDLSGSDHAAVVAAVRRAAAEWGFFQVTEHGVPEAAMAAATDAVRGFHEADGGEGSDKARLYSREPARAVKYHCNFDLYQSPVANWRDTLYLRMAPDPPDAGDLPDSCRNALFEYAEQVKNLGSTLFKLLSEALGLKPSYLTDIECNQGQIILCHYYPPCPQPELAIGTSRHSDSGFLTILLQDEIGGLQILHEDRWVDVTPTPGAFIVNIGDLLQLISNDGFRSVEHRVVAKNAAPRVSIACFFSTHFHPASTRMYGPIKELLSDENPPLYRETLVRDYIKHYYSIGLDAKTAISDFRL